Proteins from a genomic interval of Uloborus diversus isolate 005 chromosome 4, Udiv.v.3.1, whole genome shotgun sequence:
- the LOC129220199 gene encoding protein MEMO1-like isoform X1: MSSQMCTRQARHAGSWYVSSGKELKNQLEDWLNDAGEPSHSPARAIIAPHAGYRYSGACAAYAYKQVDPTQIKRVFILGPSHHAHINGCALSPAQLYRTPLGDLQLDQSIYKELESTQQFDKVSLTADEKEHSIEMHLPYIAKVMENCDFAIVPVMVGSLSTKQESAYGEIFSKYLADPCNLFVISSDFCHWGSSFGYQFYDETWGQIHQSIKKLDKMGMDIIEEMSPTAFAAYLKKYKNTICGRRPIIILLNAVSLLKQDKSGSKPALKFLKYAQSEKCLKKSDTSVSYAAASLVFT; encoded by the exons gtaaagaattaaaaaatcaattagaaGATTGGCTTAATGATGCAGGTGAACCAAGCCATAGTCCAGCTAGGGCCATCATTGCACC GCATGCTGGATACAGATATAGTGGGGCTTGTGCAGCATATGCATATAAGCAAGTTGATCCTACTCAAAT CAAGCGAGTATTTATTCTTGGACCTTCCCATCATGCTCATATAAATGGATGTGCCTTATCACCTGCTCAACTTTATCGCACACCCCTTGGTGATCTTCAGCTTGATCAGTCCA TTTACAAAGAGCTTGAATCTACTCAACAGTTTGATAAAGTGAGCCTTACAGCAGATGAAAAAGAACATAGTATTGAAATGCATCTGCCATATATTGCAAAAGTTATGGAaaa CTGTGATTTTGCCATTGTTCCTGTAATGGTTGGATCATTATCTACTAAACAAGAAAGTGCCTATGGAGAAATTTTTAGCAAGTATTTAGCCGATCCATGCAACCTTTTCGTCATTTCATCTGATTTTTGTCATTGGG GTTCTAGTTTTGGCTATCAATTTTATGATGAGACATGGGGACAAATACACCAGTCCATTAAAAAGCTGGACAAAATG gGAATGGATATCATTGAAGAAATGTCTCCTACTGCATTTGCTGCTTACCTGAAAAAGTACAAGAACACTATATGTGGACGCCGTCCAATCATCATTTTACTAAAT GCTGTATCCTTGCTAAAGCAAGACAAGAGTGGATCTAAGCCAGCCCTTAAGTTCCTAAAATATGCTCAATCTGAAAAGTGCCTCAAAAAAAGTGATACGTCTGTGAGCTATGCTGCTGCTTCTCTTGTGTTTACTTAA
- the LOC129220199 gene encoding protein MEMO1-like isoform X2, translating to MMQVNQAIVQLGPSLHRQHAGYRYSGACAAYAYKQVDPTQIKRVFILGPSHHAHINGCALSPAQLYRTPLGDLQLDQSIYKELESTQQFDKVSLTADEKEHSIEMHLPYIAKVMENCDFAIVPVMVGSLSTKQESAYGEIFSKYLADPCNLFVISSDFCHWGSSFGYQFYDETWGQIHQSIKKLDKMGMDIIEEMSPTAFAAYLKKYKNTICGRRPIIILLNAVSLLKQDKSGSKPALKFLKYAQSEKCLKKSDTSVSYAAASLVFT from the exons ATGATGCAGGTGAACCAAGCCATAGTCCAGCTAGGGCCATCATTGCACCGTCA GCATGCTGGATACAGATATAGTGGGGCTTGTGCAGCATATGCATATAAGCAAGTTGATCCTACTCAAAT CAAGCGAGTATTTATTCTTGGACCTTCCCATCATGCTCATATAAATGGATGTGCCTTATCACCTGCTCAACTTTATCGCACACCCCTTGGTGATCTTCAGCTTGATCAGTCCA TTTACAAAGAGCTTGAATCTACTCAACAGTTTGATAAAGTGAGCCTTACAGCAGATGAAAAAGAACATAGTATTGAAATGCATCTGCCATATATTGCAAAAGTTATGGAaaa CTGTGATTTTGCCATTGTTCCTGTAATGGTTGGATCATTATCTACTAAACAAGAAAGTGCCTATGGAGAAATTTTTAGCAAGTATTTAGCCGATCCATGCAACCTTTTCGTCATTTCATCTGATTTTTGTCATTGGG GTTCTAGTTTTGGCTATCAATTTTATGATGAGACATGGGGACAAATACACCAGTCCATTAAAAAGCTGGACAAAATG gGAATGGATATCATTGAAGAAATGTCTCCTACTGCATTTGCTGCTTACCTGAAAAAGTACAAGAACACTATATGTGGACGCCGTCCAATCATCATTTTACTAAAT GCTGTATCCTTGCTAAAGCAAGACAAGAGTGGATCTAAGCCAGCCCTTAAGTTCCTAAAATATGCTCAATCTGAAAAGTGCCTCAAAAAAAGTGATACGTCTGTGAGCTATGCTGCTGCTTCTCTTGTGTTTACTTAA